A region of Planococcus sp. MSAK28401 DNA encodes the following proteins:
- a CDS encoding thymidylate synthase — protein sequence MKQYLALCEHILDQGAKKEDRTGTGTLSVFGHQMRFDLAEGFPLMTTKKTAFRLIVSELLWFIKGDTNVQTLLKDNNHIWDEWAFAQWIESDEYDGPDMNDFGRRAQRDPEFAELYKEQMARFQEKVLADDEFAKKYGDLGPVYGKQWRSWAATDGGQIDQLKNVVESIKNNPDSRRHLVTAWNPEFIDDMALPPCHIMFQFYVADGKLSCQLYQRSADVFLGVPFNIASYALLTHLVAQECGLEPGEFIHTTGDTHLYVNHLEQVQEQLSRDPRPLPSLKLTEGKSMFDMEMEDIQIEGYDPHPRIKAPVAV from the coding sequence ATGAAACAATATTTAGCGTTGTGTGAACATATCCTGGATCAAGGAGCCAAGAAAGAAGACCGCACGGGAACCGGCACGCTGAGCGTGTTCGGCCATCAGATGCGCTTTGACCTGGCGGAGGGCTTCCCGCTCATGACCACCAAGAAAACAGCGTTCCGGCTGATTGTCTCGGAACTTCTCTGGTTCATTAAAGGCGATACAAATGTCCAGACTTTATTGAAGGATAATAACCACATCTGGGACGAGTGGGCATTTGCCCAGTGGATCGAAAGCGATGAATACGACGGGCCGGACATGAATGATTTCGGCCGGCGGGCACAGCGCGATCCGGAATTTGCGGAATTGTATAAAGAGCAAATGGCGCGGTTCCAGGAAAAAGTGCTGGCAGATGACGAGTTTGCGAAAAAATACGGTGATTTGGGGCCGGTCTACGGCAAGCAATGGCGATCGTGGGCAGCGACTGACGGCGGCCAGATTGACCAGCTGAAAAATGTTGTCGAATCGATCAAGAACAATCCGGACTCACGCCGCCATTTGGTGACGGCATGGAATCCGGAATTCATCGATGACATGGCGCTGCCGCCTTGCCACATCATGTTCCAGTTTTATGTGGCAGACGGTAAATTGTCATGCCAGCTATACCAAAGAAGCGCAGACGTCTTTCTGGGCGTGCCGTTCAATATCGCGTCCTACGCATTGCTGACGCATCTTGTCGCTCAGGAATGCGGGCTCGAACCCGGTGAGTTCATCCACACGACCGGCGATACGCATCTCTATGTAAATCATTTAGAGCAAGTGCAGGAGCAATTGAGCAGAGACCCACGCCCATTGCCGTCTTTGAAATTAACAGAGGGCAAATCGATGTTCGACATGGAAATGGAAGACATTCAAATCGAGGGCTATGACCCGCATCCACGGATCAAAGCACCTGTTGCTGTATAA
- a CDS encoding YolD-like family protein, whose product MSINKDRKMVGGIQDRGALKWTSLMLPEHIRMLREWKEEDNRVPKPELDEFDLQTLQENIEIAMSRRCEVEIQILKDHQFHYYTGMIISLDIQTRTIVYDDLLSTKKLSVNEVTSVRLMD is encoded by the coding sequence ATGAGTATAAACAAAGATCGTAAAATGGTGGGAGGCATCCAAGATAGAGGAGCCTTGAAATGGACATCTCTTATGCTGCCGGAACATATTCGAATGCTGAGGGAATGGAAGGAGGAAGATAACAGGGTGCCGAAACCCGAACTGGATGAATTTGATTTGCAAACACTTCAAGAGAATATCGAAATTGCCATGAGCCGAAGATGCGAAGTCGAGATTCAAATATTGAAGGATCATCAATTTCACTACTACACCGGAATGATTATTAGCTTGGATATCCAGACTCGTACTATTGTTTATGATGATTTATTATCAACCAAGAAGTTATCAGTAAATGAGGTAACTTCTGTGAGGTTGATGGATTAA
- a CDS encoding IS3 family transposase (programmed frameshift): MSKIIFNEHQRRILEANPNVKTVTDRTIQYIPEFKVKAVQENLQGKGPSQIFVENGFDLMVIGAKKPKETLKRWRKTFDLYGEEGFWEERRGKGSTGRPSTQELSAEKQLEKAKARIKYLEAENELLKKPRGTREAGEETQLTPAEKFEAINAVVRKFRLKNLVGALCQTAEVSRSGYYAWLKKVEQHAIREEQDYEDYLLLKSIYDAHRGKVGYRTFYMILTELLETPMNHKKILRLMRKFNLFAKIRRANPYKQIAKATQEHAVCPNLLDRKFKLDEPGKVFVTDITYLPNRSGQMAYLSAVKDVATREIVAYEVTTTLTMEIVYRTLRKLKEALDDNVHPEAMIHSDQGFHYTHPEYQRRVKKMKLTQSMSRRGNCLDNAPIESFFGHFKDDVDFKQATSLEELKALVDEYMAYYNGTRKQWNLKKMTPAQYRSHLIAA, encoded by the exons ATGAGTAAAATTATCTTTAACGAACACCAACGACGCATCTTGGAAGCGAACCCGAATGTTAAAACGGTCACAGATCGAACGATTCAATACATCCCTGAATTTAAGGTGAAGGCTGTCCAAGAGAATTTGCAAGGCAAAGGACCGTCGCAAATCTTTGTTGAAAACGGATTCGACCTGATGGTCATTGGGGCGAAAAAACCCAAAGAGACATTGAAGCGTTGGCGGAAAACATTCGACCTTTATGGCGAGGAAGGGTTTTGGGAAGAGCGCCGTGGAAAAGGCAGTACCGGCCGGCCCTCTACCCAAGAACTCTCTGCCGAGAAACAGCTGGAGAAGGCGAAAGCACGCATCAAATATCTGGAAGCCGAAAATGAGTTGCTAAAGAAGC CTCGAGGAACTCGAGAGGCAGGCGAAGAAACGCAATTGACCCCAGCGGAAAAATTCGAAGCGATCAATGCAGTGGTCCGGAAATTCCGACTGAAGAATTTGGTGGGGGCTTTGTGCCAAACAGCGGAAGTCAGTCGAAGTGGCTACTATGCTTGGCTGAAGAAAGTGGAACAGCACGCCATTCGCGAAGAACAGGACTATGAAGATTACCTGTTGCTGAAAAGCATCTACGATGCGCATCGTGGGAAAGTCGGGTATCGCACCTTTTATATGATCCTTACTGAACTGCTGGAAACGCCGATGAATCATAAGAAAATCTTACGTCTCATGCGCAAATTCAATCTCTTTGCCAAAATCCGGCGAGCGAATCCTTATAAGCAAATCGCCAAAGCCACACAGGAACACGCCGTCTGTCCAAACCTGTTAGACCGTAAGTTTAAACTAGACGAACCCGGCAAGGTCTTCGTCACGGATATAACGTATCTCCCTAACCGTTCGGGACAGATGGCGTATCTGTCCGCTGTGAAAGATGTCGCCACCCGCGAAATCGTCGCCTACGAAGTGACGACGACGCTTACGATGGAAATTGTGTACCGCACGTTAAGAAAACTGAAGGAAGCATTGGATGACAATGTTCACCCGGAAGCGATGATCCATTCCGATCAAGGCTTCCACTACACCCACCCCGAATACCAACGACGCGTGAAGAAAATGAAATTGACCCAATCGATGTCCCGCAGGGGCAACTGTCTCGACAACGCCCCCATCGAATCGTTTTTTGGTCACTTTAAAGATGATGTCGACTTTAAACAGGCAACCAGCCTAGAGGAATTGAAAGCACTGGTGGATGAGTACATGGCGTATTACAATGGAACGCGCAAACAATGGAATCTAAAAAAGATGACTCCGGCACAATACCGAAGTCATCTGATCGCAGCTTAG
- a CDS encoding DegV family protein, whose protein sequence is MSKIHIVTDSTADLKAEEIEAHGLHVVPLSIQIGGKTYLDRVDLEPEAFLELMKNSDEFPKSSQPAPGVFKELYDELGKDGSQIISIHMTGGMSGTVESARTAAELTDSDVTVIDSRYISHALTFQVFEAATMAKQGKTVEQIVERVDQVRRNTKLYVVVDTLDNLVKGGRIGKGRAMIGSFLKIKPIASLDDGEYTPVAKMRSHKQVVDYLVKDFAERTKGKVVKGVGIAQANGQAMAEPLREKIKETGFTDIRYDFTTPVISTHTGIGAIGFMYYTE, encoded by the coding sequence ATGTCGAAAATTCACATTGTAACGGATTCGACTGCTGATTTGAAAGCAGAAGAAATAGAAGCACATGGGCTTCACGTCGTTCCTTTGTCGATCCAGATCGGGGGCAAGACCTATCTGGATCGCGTCGATTTGGAACCGGAAGCTTTTCTTGAACTGATGAAGAATTCAGATGAATTTCCAAAGAGCTCCCAGCCGGCGCCAGGCGTCTTCAAGGAGCTCTATGATGAACTCGGCAAGGACGGAAGCCAAATCATTTCCATCCATATGACCGGTGGCATGAGCGGCACCGTGGAATCTGCGCGCACCGCTGCGGAATTGACGGATTCCGATGTCACAGTCATCGATTCCCGTTATATTTCTCACGCTTTGACTTTCCAAGTATTTGAAGCGGCAACGATGGCGAAACAAGGGAAAACGGTCGAGCAAATTGTCGAGCGCGTGGATCAGGTGCGTCGCAACACGAAACTGTATGTAGTGGTCGATACGCTCGATAATTTGGTCAAAGGCGGGCGCATCGGCAAAGGCCGTGCCATGATCGGGTCGTTCCTGAAGATCAAGCCGATTGCCTCGCTTGACGACGGCGAATACACCCCTGTCGCCAAAATGCGCAGCCATAAGCAAGTGGTGGACTATTTGGTGAAAGATTTTGCCGAACGCACGAAAGGCAAGGTGGTGAAAGGCGTCGGCATCGCCCAGGCGAACGGCCAGGCAATGGCCGAGCCGCTGCGCGAAAAAATCAAGGAAACCGGATTCACTGATATCCGTTATGATTTCACGACTCCGGTCATTTCCACGCACACGGGAATCGGCGCCATCGGTTTCATGTATTACACGGAGTAA
- a CDS encoding phage holin family protein yields MDNLLLLNLGGADLEHLEVARMYLFGPVKFLDFLMVLMAFNILTGIFKAIKNGNLWSRKSLFGYARKILIFGVIIVANIIDQILGLNGAITYATVIFYIANEVLSITENLAEIGVLVPKEIAEKLKVMQPSENASIGSQFKEELTGSKVDDELREAKKNEGVE; encoded by the coding sequence ATGGACAATTTGTTGTTATTAAATCTCGGAGGTGCTGATTTGGAACACTTGGAAGTAGCGCGTATGTATTTGTTTGGCCCGGTCAAGTTTTTGGATTTTCTTATGGTGCTGATGGCATTTAATATTTTGACGGGAATCTTTAAGGCAATAAAAAACGGAAACCTATGGTCACGAAAGAGCTTGTTCGGGTATGCCCGGAAGATACTTATTTTTGGTGTGATCATTGTTGCCAATATCATCGATCAGATTTTGGGACTGAACGGGGCGATTACGTACGCCACTGTGATTTTCTACATCGCAAATGAGGTGTTATCGATTACAGAAAACCTAGCTGAAATCGGCGTATTGGTACCAAAAGAAATTGCGGAAAAGCTGAAAGTGATGCAGCCGAGTGAGAACGCGTCGATCGGTAGCCAATTCAAGGAAGAGTTGACTGGTAGCAAGGTAGATGACGAATTGCGAGAGGCAAAGAAAAATGAAGGGGTGGAATAA
- a CDS encoding peptidoglycan-binding domain-containing protein, whose protein sequence is MLKYSEMPAVLTESFFFTTRSDLENYLLNPKVQKVLMKIHANIALEFFGKKALDTALDSIVLPDGREVVKIGSRGADVKYAQIALGRHGHETDVDSIFGKDTDKKTKAFQKAKGLVDDGIIGAATWAELERKSQPPAKPAQNPKEDDEMLKQAIVIGSLNDYSAAEILSVRLKAPIYPRKSVIGKVAKELLVVGGDAEGLKADKVTDLSGGTRFKTAQNVEGYLKKI, encoded by the coding sequence ATGCTTAAATACTCGGAAATGCCAGCTGTTCTTACGGAAAGCTTTTTCTTCACCACTCGCTCGGATTTGGAGAACTACTTGCTCAATCCAAAGGTTCAGAAAGTGCTCATGAAGATCCACGCGAACATTGCCCTGGAGTTTTTCGGCAAGAAAGCACTCGATACAGCACTCGATTCCATCGTGCTTCCTGATGGCCGTGAAGTAGTGAAAATTGGCAGCCGCGGAGCCGATGTGAAGTATGCTCAAATTGCACTTGGCAGACACGGACATGAAACCGATGTAGACAGCATCTTCGGAAAAGACACAGATAAGAAAACAAAAGCTTTCCAGAAAGCAAAAGGGCTTGTCGACGATGGAATTATTGGTGCAGCGACTTGGGCCGAGCTTGAAAGGAAATCGCAGCCACCAGCCAAACCAGCCCAAAACCCCAAGGAGGACGATGAAATGCTAAAACAAGCAATTGTCATTGGATCACTAAATGATTACTCGGCAGCAGAAATTCTTTCCGTGCGATTGAAAGCGCCGATCTATCCGAGAAAGTCCGTCATTGGAAAAGTAGCGAAAGAGCTACTGGTGGTCGGCGGTGACGCTGAAGGTTTAAAAGCCGATAAGGTAACAGATCTATCGGGCGGAACGCGATTCAAAACAGCTCAGAACGTGGAAGGATATCTGAAAAAAATATAA
- a CDS encoding DUF6941 family protein, whose amino-acid sequence MTNNIGHVIACNEAFNTPSGELILKQPINSIIALALPTYYSFVVAVGMINLKQQEYKTIVKVTSPSGKEIALNTMDFEIGPPTDGLTSSDGGFNVNFRNAIIEEEGNHIISVKLNDEEKTLIVPVIKKVI is encoded by the coding sequence TTGACTAACAATATTGGACATGTAATAGCATGTAACGAAGCATTCAATACCCCCAGCGGTGAATTGATTTTAAAACAACCCATTAACTCAATAATCGCATTGGCACTTCCAACTTATTATTCATTCGTAGTAGCTGTAGGAATGATTAATTTAAAGCAACAAGAGTATAAAACAATTGTAAAAGTAACGAGTCCTTCAGGAAAAGAAATAGCGCTTAATACAATGGACTTCGAAATAGGGCCCCCGACAGATGGATTAACTAGTTCTGATGGTGGTTTTAACGTGAATTTTCGGAATGCAATTATAGAAGAAGAAGGAAATCATATTATCTCTGTCAAACTGAATGATGAAGAGAAAACTTTGATAGTTCCAGTAATAAAAAAGGTCATTTAA
- a CDS encoding dihydrofolate reductase, which translates to MISLMVAHDPHHVIGKDNQLPWHIPEDLAYFKKHTLGKGMVMGRNTFESIGRPLPKRRNIIVTRNTEYTAQGADITHNLEDAIELAKQQHEEVMVIGGEQIFREALQIADRLYITLVHQAFEGDTFFPEYGREWKLVSESERHDSNGIPYSYLVFERNTGGETGA; encoded by the coding sequence ATGATTTCATTAATGGTGGCGCATGACCCGCATCACGTAATCGGCAAAGACAATCAATTGCCGTGGCATATTCCGGAAGATTTGGCATATTTTAAAAAACATACCCTTGGAAAAGGCATGGTGATGGGGCGCAATACCTTTGAATCGATTGGCCGTCCCTTGCCGAAGCGGCGCAATATCATCGTGACGCGCAACACCGAGTATACGGCACAAGGCGCCGATATCACCCACAACCTGGAAGATGCCATCGAATTGGCCAAGCAGCAGCATGAGGAAGTAATGGTCATTGGCGGCGAGCAGATTTTTCGTGAAGCCTTGCAGATTGCGGATAGGCTGTATATTACACTGGTTCACCAAGCTTTCGAAGGAGACACGTTTTTTCCTGAATACGGAAGGGAATGGAAGTTAGTATCGGAGTCTGAACGCCATGACTCGAACGGCATCCCGTATTCGTATTTGGTGTTCGAACGCAACACAGGGGGAGAAACAGGTGCTTAA
- a CDS encoding YpjP family protein gives MKSWWQKSLMVAVTVLTLGAITPNHMIWESLLDEEDGPKTHASQGQTKEYTLEWIDPAEYYVTADTILADFRQAAEEQSYMKFGSRIGPVIDSEFRTRILPTIQDVIDTELAAYGKDRLRNLAISEKPSGDHAEKIFHVYDKDSGQDEIRFHVRTEKKPLEGYSFNFHYHLASDEYQRHISIGDIYWSKDTPPKWLS, from the coding sequence GTGAAGAGTTGGTGGCAGAAGTCCTTGATGGTTGCTGTAACGGTTCTGACGCTAGGTGCCATTACGCCAAACCATATGATTTGGGAGTCCCTGCTGGATGAAGAGGATGGCCCAAAAACACATGCAAGCCAAGGGCAAACAAAAGAATATACACTTGAATGGATCGATCCTGCAGAATATTATGTCACGGCAGACACAATTCTTGCCGATTTCCGCCAAGCCGCTGAAGAACAGTCCTACATGAAATTCGGTTCGCGCATCGGCCCGGTGATCGATTCGGAATTCCGCACGCGCATTTTGCCGACAATCCAGGATGTCATCGATACGGAGCTGGCCGCCTACGGCAAAGACAGATTGCGTAATCTGGCAATTTCCGAAAAACCGTCCGGCGACCACGCCGAGAAAATTTTCCACGTCTATGACAAAGATAGCGGGCAAGATGAAATCCGCTTCCATGTACGCACGGAGAAAAAACCGCTTGAAGGCTATTCGTTCAATTTCCATTACCATTTGGCAAGCGACGAGTACCAGAGACACATCAGCATCGGGGACATCTACTGGTCCAAAGACACCCCGCCTAAATGGCTTTCCTGA
- a CDS encoding N-acetylmuramoyl-L-alanine amidase family protein, with protein MPKIVIFAGHDHDTWEKTGGKGVRTNLEVDGVYEEFDTNYIIAKGAVELLRKQPGFTVLFPQEDKHHMTLKQRIDYANAHGADLMIDVHSNASASRTATGAAAFYWYNSAAGKKAADIFAKHIKANGLPTWSGGTYASQATGWSSF; from the coding sequence ATGCCGAAAATAGTCATATTTGCAGGTCACGACCACGATACATGGGAGAAAACAGGCGGCAAGGGCGTCCGCACAAATTTAGAGGTTGATGGTGTCTACGAGGAATTTGATACTAATTACATCATCGCCAAAGGGGCGGTCGAACTGCTGCGGAAACAACCCGGATTCACAGTCCTCTTCCCGCAGGAAGACAAACACCACATGACTTTAAAGCAACGGATCGATTACGCGAACGCACATGGCGCTGACCTAATGATTGATGTCCATAGCAATGCCTCAGCCAGCCGGACAGCGACAGGCGCAGCGGCCTTCTATTGGTACAATAGCGCAGCTGGTAAAAAGGCAGCGGACATCTTCGCTAAGCATATTAAAGCAAATGGGCTGCCGACGTGGTCGGGAGGCACATACGCATCGCAGGCGACCGGCTGGTCGTCTTTTTAA
- a CDS encoding class I SAM-dependent methyltransferase — protein MKTIVTTAYRPTDATKRCAQETAQLLGLQAVERNKRPIYKLHEELAADVIVCKKERLELYPVGQSEPFFFHPNSAAFRSKRPLGNDPLVEVSGLEQGDAFLDCTLGMASDALIASLVVNDTGRVVGCESDPVIAHVIREGLKNYQDMPKLHDSMRRIQVVPQNAVDYLKGLDENSFDVVYMDPMFTEQIAEASNFAPLRNNADHGQLTREWVEQAKRVARKSVVLKAHFRSTDFEAFGFKRRVRPNTKFHFGVIQMNKSK, from the coding sequence GTGAAGACGATCGTCACGACCGCTTACCGGCCGACGGATGCGACTAAGCGCTGTGCACAAGAGACCGCACAGCTCCTTGGCCTGCAGGCAGTCGAGCGCAATAAGCGGCCGATCTACAAACTGCACGAAGAACTAGCAGCGGACGTTATCGTCTGCAAAAAAGAACGGCTCGAGCTTTATCCAGTCGGACAAAGCGAGCCGTTCTTTTTTCATCCCAATTCGGCGGCATTTCGCTCGAAGCGGCCGCTCGGAAACGATCCGCTCGTTGAAGTGTCAGGACTCGAGCAGGGCGACGCATTCCTCGATTGCACGCTCGGCATGGCGAGTGATGCGCTCATTGCTTCGCTTGTCGTTAATGATACGGGGCGAGTGGTTGGCTGTGAAAGCGACCCGGTCATCGCCCATGTCATCCGTGAAGGCTTAAAAAATTATCAGGACATGCCGAAACTGCACGATTCGATGAGGCGCATCCAAGTCGTCCCGCAAAATGCAGTCGATTATTTGAAAGGGCTTGATGAGAATTCCTTCGATGTCGTTTACATGGACCCGATGTTCACGGAACAGATTGCCGAAGCATCGAACTTCGCGCCGCTCCGGAACAATGCGGACCACGGGCAATTGACGAGGGAGTGGGTAGAGCAAGCGAAGCGCGTCGCAAGGAAAAGCGTCGTTTTGAAAGCGCATTTCCGCTCAACTGATTTTGAGGCGTTCGGCTTCAAGCGGCGCGTGCGCCCAAATACGAAATTCCATTTCGGCGTCATACAAATGAATAAGAGTAAATAA
- a CDS encoding BrxA/BrxB family bacilliredoxin, producing the protein MQAYDEYMKGIVVPMRKELTESGFTELTTAEDVNEHMSNSQGVSLVIINSICGCAAGLARPAVREAVELAEHKPDHLVTVFAGQDKEATAQMRQYFEEVPPSSPSIAVVKDGQLAHFIPREEIEGFEMEQVRDAVKQAIEEAAQ; encoded by the coding sequence ATGCAAGCATACGATGAGTACATGAAAGGCATTGTCGTCCCAATGCGCAAAGAACTGACAGAATCCGGATTTACGGAGCTGACGACGGCAGAAGACGTAAACGAACATATGAGCAACTCACAAGGTGTGAGTCTCGTGATCATTAACTCAATCTGTGGATGCGCCGCAGGGCTTGCACGCCCAGCCGTACGCGAAGCGGTGGAATTGGCTGAACACAAGCCTGACCATTTGGTGACAGTATTTGCAGGACAAGACAAGGAAGCGACAGCGCAGATGCGCCAGTATTTCGAGGAAGTGCCGCCATCGTCTCCTTCGATCGCAGTCGTAAAAGATGGGCAGCTAGCGCATTTCATCCCGCGCGAAGAAATCGAAGGTTTTGAAATGGAGCAAGTGCGTGATGCCGTGAAACAAGCAATCGAGGAAGCAGCGCAGTGA
- a CDS encoding lysophospholipid acyltransferase family protein, which translates to MLKSARTFSYLFGYLPIAAANLAKFKKRKAGMGQQEYSELIHSEPQKWASGIMKRTGSKVEVSGLERLPEGPVLFVSNHEGNFDIPVLLSSIPKSFGFISKEEVRKFPIIPSYMEEMNCVFLDRTDRRSAFKSITDTIEKLHEGHSILIFPEGTRSKGQGLKDFKAGFMRIAKEAGVPVVPIAIEGTSRIMENNNNQIRPAHVKVQVLEPFTPQQLDAAGVKAAQLVKSRIEQALADLQ; encoded by the coding sequence GTGCTTAAGTCTGCCCGCACGTTCTCCTATTTATTCGGCTATTTGCCGATTGCCGCCGCCAATTTGGCGAAGTTCAAAAAGCGTAAAGCGGGGATGGGCCAACAGGAATATAGCGAGCTGATCCATAGCGAACCCCAGAAATGGGCGTCTGGCATCATGAAGCGCACGGGCAGCAAAGTCGAAGTGAGCGGACTCGAACGCTTACCGGAAGGGCCGGTGCTGTTTGTCAGCAACCACGAAGGCAATTTTGATATTCCGGTACTGTTGTCGTCCATCCCGAAATCGTTCGGCTTTATTTCCAAAGAAGAAGTGAGGAAATTCCCGATCATCCCGTCTTATATGGAAGAGATGAATTGCGTCTTCCTCGACCGCACCGACCGCCGAAGCGCGTTCAAGTCCATCACCGATACCATCGAAAAGCTTCACGAAGGCCATTCCATCTTGATTTTTCCGGAAGGCACGAGAAGCAAAGGGCAAGGGCTCAAGGACTTTAAAGCCGGATTTATGCGCATCGCCAAAGAAGCAGGCGTACCGGTTGTGCCGATCGCCATCGAAGGCACATCGCGCATTATGGAAAACAACAACAATCAAATCCGCCCGGCCCATGTAAAGGTTCAAGTGCTTGAACCCTTTACACCGCAGCAACTGGACGCTGCGGGCGTGAAAGCGGCGCAATTGGTCAAAAGCCGCATCGAGCAGGCACTGGCTGACCTTCAGTAG